The genomic DNA TTCCCGTAGTTGTGAGAGTAGCCAAAGGGTATCTTCAAACCGGATACCTGGTTCTTCGAATTCTTCTGGTGAGAAGCGATAGCCAACGATGAAGGGCCGGTCAGCATATTGATCTACGGCTGCAAAGACGGCTTTTAATAATTCGTCAATAAAACGGAACCGTGCTTGTGGTGTGTGACCACCGTATTCATCGGTGCGGCGATTACTATGTGGTGAGAAGAACTGTTGGATCAAATAGGTATTGGCACCGTGTAATTCAATCCCATCAAAGCCGGCTTGAATCGCACGACGAGTTGCTTCGCCGAACGCTGCAATCGTTGCGTGAATCTCGTCAATCGACATTGCGCGTGGCGTTTCCGCATCGTCACGCAGGGCCGCAACGGCACTAGCAGAGACAATCTGTTCGCCATTTAGGACGTCTCGGTGCGTCATCCGACCGGCGTGAAAAATCTGAACGATGGCCTTGGCGCCTTGACTTTGAATACCATGAGCAAGTCCACTTAGACCGGGTAGCATACTGTCATGGGCGATGCTAAGTTCGCCATGCCACCCCTTACCAAGGTCTTCAACGTTGGCCGCCCCCGTAATCACGGCACCTAAGCCAGCGGCCCTTTGTGTGTAGTAGTCGATTTCGTCATGGGTGATA from Lactiplantibacillus paraplantarum includes the following:
- a CDS encoding NADH-dependent flavin oxidoreductase, whose product is MTSFNEPLKFKSGVTLRNRLMMSPMTTTQSFYNGSITHDEIDYYTQRAAGLGAVITGAANVEDLGKGWHGELSIAHDSMLPGLSGLAHGIQSQGAKAIVQIFHAGRMTHRDVLNGEQIVSASAVAALRDDAETPRAMSIDEIHATIAAFGEATRRAIQAGFDGIELHGANTYLIQQFFSPHSNRRTDEYGGHTPQARFRFIDELLKAVFAAVDQYADRPFIVGYRFSPEEFEEPGIRFEDTLWLLSQLRESRLDYVHVSLNNYDRVSRDSQYQDKSIMTYVHEALQGKLPLVGVGGVRTRDDVKTVLQTAELVAVGQQLLYDPTWAVKLAKNADDTMVTAPFEEAVEVTPLNRPLYEFAAARYHSVINS